CGCGGGTTCGGGCGCGAGTAGCGCCGACGTCTAAGAATAGGGACTGGAGGCCCTTGGGGTCAACCTGACACCTCCCCGGCGACGCTCGGGCACGTCGATCCCACCACCCCGGCCCGGGCTCCTACCACTCACCACACCGTCGGCACCACCCAGTCGGCGCGAGGTCACGTCGCTGGACAACCCCGCGGCCGGTGGGCTATACATCGGATGACTAGGAAACATCCGATGTATATGTTCGATGGCATGGACGTGGAGGACCTGTAGTGGCTGATGCCGAGCGCAGAATCACCGCCCTGGAGACCTGGGATATCCGGTTCCCCACCTCGCGTGAACTGGACGGTTCCGACGCGATGAATCCGGATCCGGACTACTCGGCAGCCTACGTCGCCCTCAAGACCGATCTCCCCGGAACGGCCGAGGGACACGGATTCGCCTTCACGATCGGCCGTGGCAACGACGTCCAACGAGCCGCGATCGAAGCGCTGCGGCCGTTCGTCGTTGGACTCCCCCTCGAGGACACCCTTGCCGACCTCGGAGGATTCTGGCGGGAGCTGGTCTATGACTCCCAGCTGAGGTGGCTAGGCCCGGAGAAGGGCGTCATGCATATGGCGATCTCCGCGGTGGTGAACGCGATGTGGGATCTCAAGGCGAAGCTGGAGGGCAAGCCCTTGTGGAAGCTGCTCGCTGACCTCACCCCCGAGCAGATCGTCGACTTGGTGGACTTCCGATATTTGACCGACGCGCTCACCCCGGCAGAGGCATTGGAGATCCTCCGCCGGGCCGAGCCGGGCAAGGCCGAGCGCGAATCGCTGCTGGTGGCTGACGGTTATCCCGCTTACACCACGTCACCGGGCTGGCTCGGCTATGACGACGCGAAACTGGTCCGGCTGTGCAAGGAAGCAATGGCCGACGGCTTCCAGCAGATCAAACTGAAGGTCGGTTCGGATCTCGACGAAGACCTGCGACGGCTGCGGCTGGCCCGGGAGACGTGCGGGCCGGACATCCGGATAGCCGTGGACGCCAACCAGCGCTGGGATGTCGATGAAGCGATCACCTGGATCAACGCACTCGCTCCGTATGACCCCTGGTGGATAGAGGAGCCCACGAGTCCGGACGACGTGCTCGGCCATGCCGCGATCGCCCGTGGAGTCGAACCGATCCGGGTCGCCACCGGTGAGCACGTTCAGAACCGGGTTGTCTTCAAGCAGCTCCTGCAAGCCGAGGCGATCTCGTTCCTGCAGATCGACGCCGCGAGGGTCGCCGGGGTCAACGAGAACATCGCGATACTCCTGCTGGCCGCGAAGTTCGGTGTGCCCGTGTGCCCGCACGCCGGCGGCGTCGGCCTTTGTGAGCTGGTCCAGCACCTTTCCATGTTCGATTTTCTCGCCGTGAGCGGATCGCTGGAGCGGCGCAGCATCGAGTACATCGACCACCTGCACGAGCACTTCGTCGATCCGGTGGTGGTCCGGGACGGCCGCTACGTCGCCCCGTCGTCCCCCGGCTTCGGCGCCACGATCAAGCCCGCCTCTCTCGAGAAATACGCTTACCCCGACGGTCCGGTGTGGTCGTCCGCCCCATAAGGGCGCGAGGAAGGAGCAACAATGCAGCAGGTGGCCTTGCACACCCGGCTCAAACCTGGCAAGGAAACCGAGTACGACGAATCACATGCCGTGATCCCCGACGAGCTCGACGCCGCGCTGCGCGAGGCCGGTGTCCACACGTGGCGCATCTGGCGCAGCGGACGGGATCTGTTCCACCTCGTCGAGGTCGACGACTACCAGGCGATGCGGAACGCGCTGCGTGACCACCCGGCGAACATCCAGTGGCAGGCGAGGATGGCCGAGCTGCTGGAGGTCCAGGACAGCTATGCCGGCGACGACCACGGCCTGAGCCTCGTGTGGGAGCTTCCATGATCACCCGCCGGCGAGCGGGGCGGACCGCGGCTGAACTCACGACCCTGTCGCTCGGCGGCGCCCCAATCGGCAATCTCTACCGCGCGGTCGACGACGATGACGCGGCAGCGGCCATCGACGAGGCATGGCGCAGCGGCATTCGCTATTTCGACACCGCGCCCCACTACGGCCTCGGCCTCTCCGAACGCCGCGTCGGCGCGGCCCTTCGGCAGCGGCCGCGAGACCAGTACGTGGTATCCACCAAGGTCGGCCGGCTACTAGAACCCGTCCCGGCAGGCTCCGGCGCGCGCGACGATGAGGGTTTCGACGTCGCGGCGACACACCGGCGGATCTGGGACTTCAGCCGCGACGGCGTCCTCCGGTCCGTCGAGCACAGTCTCGAGCGACTCGGGCTCGACCGGATCGACGTGCTGTTCCTGCACGACCCCGACGACCACTGGCAACAGGCGATCGACGAGGCATGTCCGGCGCTGACCCAGCTTCGGGACGAAGGAGTGGTGACGGCCATCGGCGCCGGCATGAACCAGTCCGAGATGCTGTCCCGCTTCGTGCGCCACGCTGACATGGACCTGATCATGCTGGCCGGGCGGTACACGTTGCTCGAGCAAGGCGCGCTGGATGAGTTCCTGCCACTGTGTGAACAGCGCGGCGTCAGCGTGGTCGCGGCGGCGGTTTTCAACTCCGGGCTACTGGCCAAGCCACACCCCGAGCCGGGAGCGATGTACAACTACGGCGAGGCTCCGGCCACGCTGCTCCGCCGTGCGCAACACATCGGCCGGATCTGCGAACGGCACGGCACCACACTGCCGGCGGCAGCTATGCGGTTCCCGCTGGCGCATCCGGCGGTGGCCACGGTGAACGTGGGCTCCCGCGACGCCGAACAGGTGCGGCGCAACGTTCAGCTGTTCCAGGCGCCGATTCCCTCGCAGCTGTGGTCCGAACTCCAAGACGAGGGTCTGCTGCGGGCCGACGCCCCGGTACCGGGTGCCGAAGACGAACGGACCCCACCCACTCCCGGCCCGGCTGAGAGCTGATCACATGAGCGGAATCACCGACACCCATCACCACCTGTGGGACCCGGCCCGCCGGAACTACCCCTGGATGACCGGCCCGGCCGCTTCACTTCGGCGCCCCTACGGCCTCGACGAGCTGCGCTCCGTGACGTCGCCCGCGGGTGTCGCGCGCACCATTGTGGTCCAAGCCGCCCATGACGAGGACGAGACCGAAGAGCTCCTCGCCACGGCCGCCAGTTCCGAGGGCTTGATCGCGGGTGTGGTCGGATGGGTGGATCTGACGGCGCCCGATCTCGCGGAGCGGCTAGCGCGGCTGCGCTCGCTGCCCGGCGGTGAATTGCTGGCCGGAATTCGCCATCAGGTACACGACGAGACCGACCCCGAGTGGCTGACCAGGCCCGACGTGCTGCGTGGACTGTCGATGCTGGCCACCGCTGGTTTGGTGTACGACCTGCTGATCCGCCCACGGGAGCTGCCGGCCGCCCGGCGGGCGGTGCAAGAGGTGGACACGCTGGCGTTCGTCGTCGATCACGGCGCGAAACCCGCGATCGCCGAGGGTGTGCTGGAACCGTGGTCGGCGGAGATCGGCGAGCTGGCCCGGCTGCCGAACGTGTCATGCAAGGTGTCCGGTCTGGTCACGGAGGCTGACTGGGCGAACTGGACTCTCACCGATCTGCGCCCGTACACCGACCGGCTGGTGGACGTGTTCGGAGCCGACCGGCTCATGTTCGGCTCGGACTGGCCGGTCTGCACACTCGCCGCGTCATACTCGGACGTCCTCCAGGCCACCCGCGAGTGCCTGGCCGAGCTCACCCCGGGCGAATCGGACGCCGTGTTCACCGGCAACGCCGCCCGGATCTACGGTCTCTGACCCGTGATCGTGAGCGGATCCGCGCTATTCACCCCCGTGATCGTGAGCGGTTCACCGTCGCTATAGCAGCGTCATTGCGCTCACGATCACCGCGCGGCGGGGCAGAATTCTGCTCACGATCACGGGGAAGGCGCCGGGGGATAAGGTGCCGCCGGTGCACTAGAGCGCGTGCCGGAGCCAGTGTTCGACGCCGGACACGTGCACCGTCATCCACGACCTGGCCAGCTCCGGCTGCCGGTTGGCCAGCGCGTCGTAGACGGCGCGATGCTCCTCCCAGGTGCGTTGCCAGGCGTCGCCCTCGGTCAGCCCCCGCCATACCCGGGCCCGCTGGGTCGGCGCGGACAGGCTGTCGACCAGCGAGCTCAGGACCAGGTTGCCGGAGGCCTCGGCCACCACCCGGTGGAACTCCAGATCATTGGCGATGAGGTGGTCCACCGGTGGGTTGGCACCGATCTCGTCGAGCAATTTCTGCAGCTTCCGTAGTTCGTCGTCGCTGATCCGGACGGCCGCCATCGCCGCCGCGGCAGGCTCCATGATCCGCCGCACCTCGAAGAACTGCAGCACGGAGTCGTCGCCGTGCAGATCGATGACGAAGTTCATGGCCTCCAGCAGAAGAGACGACTCCAGGCTGGTCACATAGGTGCCGTCGCCCTGCCGGACGTCGAGGATGTTGATCAGCGACAGCGCTCGCACGGCTTCGCGCAGGGAGTTCCTGGCCAGGCCCAGGCGGGCCGCTAGATCGGCTTCCCGAGGCAACCGGTCGCCCGGGCGGAGTTCGCCACTGACGATCATCTCTTTGATCTTGAGAATCGCCTCGTCCGTGACGGCCATCGCGCCTGCCTTCCCCAGAGATCGGACGTATTCTCGGCCTCAGTATGCCACCAGGGTCGTCCGATGACTCTTCCGGAACAAACCTCCGGCCGTGTCGGCCGACGTCGGGCACCTCAGGTGCCGGCCAGGCACTCCACCACCGGTGCGAAACGTTCGATGATCGCATCCGGCACGATGTAATAAGAGAACCCGAACTGCTCCCGCCGGGCACGCATCACCTCCGCGATGCGCTCCACAGGTCCGAGGAACGCCGCCGGCATGTCGAGCACCTGGTCGGCCGGCAACCGCGCCCAGTCCCGGCCGCTCGTGTATCGCGCGACCGCCGCGCGCACATCGTCGTCGATCACCGGTGAGATCACCATCGACAACTCGACGTCACCCATCCGGGGCCCAGCTCCTTCCCGGATCCATTCGATCTTCTGCTTCATCGCCTCCGGCGTACGTTCGGAGAGAGCGTCGGAGATGGCGCCCTCGGGCAGCGCCTTGGGTAACACCCCGACGATGTCGGCTTCCCTTCCGGCCAGCCGCAACATGCGCTTGCTACCCGCACCGACCTGGATAGGTGGATGCGGACGCTGCGACGCGGCCGGGAAGGTGCTCAGCGACCTGATCGAGTAATGCTCGCCATCGAAGGTCACCTTCTCACCGGCCAGGAGACCTTTGAGGATCACGAGCGACTCCTCGAGCCGGTCCACCCTCAAACGGGCCAAGTCGAACGGCATTCCCGCGCTTTCGTACTCGTCGCGCAGCCAGCCTGCCCCCAGGCCCATCTCGAAGCGACCGCCCGAGAGCACGTCGAGAGTCGCGGCCTCTTTGGCGAGCATCACCGGGTGGCGATAGTCGTTGGCCAGTACGACAGTGCCGACGCGCAGAGTGGTGGTGGACCCGGCTACGGCCGCCAGCGCGACCAGGGGGGCCAGCTGATCGCCGAACGGCTCCCGCACGAAGTGATCACGCAGCAGGAACGTACTGTAGCCGAGCCGTTCGGCCTGCCGAGCCGTATGCGCAAGTGATTCAGGCGAGCGAACCTGCTCGCCGAGAACACCGAAGCGGAAGGGGAATGTCGTGGTCATGACGCGACGCTAACGCTGCACGGCATGGCAAAACCGGCGGATTCCGGACGCGGCGTCCTCGCCCGCTCATGATCATGAACACTGCTGGACCTCTGTGGTCAAGTCTTCATGACCATGGGATTGAATGGGGGCATGAAGCATGCCGGCATCCTGGCGCACAGCGCCGAAGGCGCAGCCCTGTGTTTCCGTACGTTCTGCCAGCATGGCTTCGACGAACTCGGTGAACACCAGCATCCCGACGTGACGCTCGATTGCATCGCCATGGCGCGGAGCATGCCGGCCTGGGACTCCGGCGACCACCAGAGCATTCGAACCACCCTCGCGACCTCGGTCAGCCGCCTGGCAGCGGCCGGAGCCGACTTCTTCGCCTGTCCGGACAACACCGCTCATCTGGCCCTCGAAGCATCGGGCCCGGAGCTCGCGCTACCCGGCCTGCATATCTCTCGTGTGGTGGCCGAGCAAGCCGCCCAGCAGGGTTTTACCCGCGTCGGGGTGCTCGGCACGTCGTACACGATGGAGGGACCCATCTACCCCCGGGAACTCGCCGCGTGCGGCATCGAAGCCGAGATCCCCAACCCGGACGAGCGTCGGATGATCAATACGATTATCTTCGACCAGCTGGTCAACGGTGTCTTCACCGACGCCTCGCGGCAGGACTACCTGCGCGTGATCGACCGCCTCCGCGGCGTCGGCTGTGACGCCGTCGCCCTGGTGTGTACCGAGATCCCATTGCTCGTCACCCCAGAGGTGTCCCCGTTGCCCACCCTGGATTCGACCCGGTTGCTCGCACGGGCGGCGTTCGAGGTCGCCGCCGGACGCCGCCCGCTGCCATCGTGGCGTGGCGGTCGAGCCTAGGGACCACAGCGGCATTGGCATAACAGCCGCATCAAGACCTCATAACGGTCCTTACGTCCGACCTATCGCCGACTTCGGCCAACATCGCACAAACCCACCCTTGACGTCGGCGTCTGCCTTGGCGCGGCGAGAATCGCCGACCACCTGCCCCACCTGCGGGCAGACCAGCCAGAGAAGTTGATCGAGGGCAGGGCATTGACATCGGAGTTAACACAGTTACCATCGAATTCATCCGATCTCTCGCCGTAGCTGTATCACCTACTCTTCGGCGCTGTCTCACCTCCGCACCACCTGACATCTGGAGGACCGTGAACCACCGGCTACTCGAACTCGAGGGAATCAGCAAGAGCTTCCCGGGCGTGCAAGCCCTCTCCGATGTCCGTCTAGAACTGGCCGCCGGTGAGGTCCACGCGCTCGTCGGCGAGAACGGCGCCGGCAAGTCCAGCCTGATGAAGGTGCTGACCGGCATCTACCAGAAGGACGCGGGCACGATCCGTCTCGACGGGCAGCCAGTGAACATCGACAATCCCCTCGCCGCTCAGGCCCTCGGCATCAGCATCATCCACCAGGAGCTTTCGCTGATGCCGGACCTCAGTATCGCGGAGAACATCTTCATCACCCGGGAAAAGCGTCGAGGTCTCGGCTTCTTCGTCGACGACCGCGACCTCAACCGGCGCGCCCGTGAGCTGTTCGATCACCTCGGCATCTCTCTCGATCCCCGGACCAAGGCCGGCAACCTCCTGGTCGCCCAACAGCAGGTGGTCGAGATCGCCAAGGCGTTGTCGTTCGACGCCCGCGTGCTGGTCATGGACGAGCCGACGGCAGCACTCACCGAGTCCGAAACCGAGATCTTGTTCCGGTTGATCCGCGACCTGCGCAGCCGCGGAACCGGCATCATCTACATTTCCCACCGGCTGGAAGAGCTCAAGATCATCTCCGACCGGATCACCGTCATGCGCGACGGCGAGTACGTCGACACCGTGCTGACAGAGACCGTGGAACTGCCACAGATCATCTCGATGATGGTCGGACGGCAGATCAAGGGTGAGTCGCGCCCGGTTGACATTCCGGCGCCCGGCCCGACGGTATTGGAAGTCGCTGGTCTTTCGACGAAGCCCTTGCTCCGGGACGTCAGTTTCGAGCTGCGCCAGGGCGAGATCCTCGGCTTCGCCGGGCTGATGGGCGCCGGGCGCACCGAAGTGGCCCGGGCCGTCTGCGGTGCGGACAAGATCGACAGCGGCGACATCTTCTTACACGGCCAGCCAGTCAAGATCAAGAGCCCGGCCGACGCCGCACGGCTGCGAATCGGCTACCTGTCCGAGGACCGCAAGCGATTCGGCCTGATGCTCGACCAAGACGTCAACTTCAACATTTCGATCTCGTCGCTAGGGAATCACGCCAACCCTCTCGGTTTCATCCGTGACGACCAAGCACGTCAGACGTCTCGGTCGTACGTCGAGTCGATGCGGATCAAAACCCCGTCGATCCAGCAACGCACCAAGAACCTCTCCGGAGGCAACCAGCAGAAGGTGGTCATCGCCAAATGGCTGGCCAAGGACTGCGACGTGCTGATCTTCGACGAACCCACCCGTGGCATCGACGTCGGCGCCAAGGAAGAGATCTACGAACTGCTCAACGCGCTGGCCGCACAGGGCAAGTCCATCATCATGATCTCCTCCGAGCTGCCGGAAGTGCTGCGTTTGTCACACCGGATCGTCGTGATGTGTGAAGGGCGCGTTACCGGGATTCTCGACAACGCCGACGCCGACCAGGAAGTCCTCATGGACTACGCCACCCGCTCCGGAGCGCATGGAGGAATCGCTGCATGAACGAGGTCAAGACCGCCGACCAGCCGACGGATGACTCCGCCGTGCCGGCGAGCACCCCCGCCGGCCGCACGGCTCGCGGCATCGTGCGCCAGCAACTGCAGCAGATCCTGGCCTTCGCCAGCCTGATCGTGCTGGTCGCCTTCTTCGCGCTGGCCAACGACAACTTCCTCACCTGGTCCAACGTCACCGGCATTCTGGTGTCGACGGCCGTCATCGGGATCCTCGCGCTCGGGACCACCTACGTCATCATCACCGGCGGCATCGAACTGTCGCTGGGCACCGGGATGACGCTGGCGGCGGTCATGACCGGCGTCTTCCTGGTCAACCTCGGCTGGCCGCTGTACCTGGGCGTGCTGGGCGGCGTGCTGACCGGTGCGCTGATCGGGCTGGTCAACGGCTTCAACATCGCGTTCCTGAAGATCCCTCCGTTCATCGCGACGTTGGCGATGATGATGATCGCCCAGGGACTGGCGTTGGTCATCTCGGGCACGGCACCCATCTACTTCACCGACGTCTCCGGGTTCACCGGCATCTCCCAGGGCTCGGCCATACCCGGCGTCGACATCCCCAACGCGGTCCTGATCCTGTTCTCCGCGACGATCGTGGCCGCCCTGATACTCGGCAAGTCGATTCTCGGCCGTTTCACCTTCGCCATCGGCAGCAACGAGGAAGCCGCCGTGCTCTCCGGCATCAACGTCCGGAAATGGAAGATCATCATCTACACGCTCTCCGGTGCCTTCATGGGAATCGCCGGAGTGGTTCTCGCGGCCCGGCTGAACTCCGCGCAGCCTGCGATCGGCGTCGGTTACGAACTGCAGGCTATCGCCGCCGTCGTCATCGGTGGCACATCGTTGCAAGGCGGCAAGGGCAGCATCGTCGGCACGCTGATCGGAGCACTGATCGTCGGCACCGTCACCAACGGGCTGCGCATCATGTCCATTCCCCAGGAATGGCAGACCGTCATCATCGGCCTGGTCATCCTCCTCGCTGTCTATACCGACATCCTTCGCCGCGGCAAACAGGGATAGCCCTCGCCTCTACTAGTCGCCCCCATCCCCATCAGCTCTTCACACCGATTCGGAGATCATCATGAGAAGACGCATCACCGGCGTAGCCGGGCTCGTCGCCGCCGCTTTCGTCCTCGCCGCGTGCGGCTCGGACGACACTGGCACCACTGACGGCGCCGATGGCGAGGCCCCACCCGGCGACAGCGACCGGACCTACGTCGCCTTGGTGTCCAAGGGTTTCCAGCACCAGTTCTGGCAGTCCGTCCGCGACGGTGCCCAGCAGGCCGCCGACGAGTTCGACGTCGACATCACCTTCGAGGGCCCGGACTCCGAGTCGGAGGTCGCGCAGCAGATCGACATGCTCCAGACCGCAATCGACCGTAGCCCCGACGCGCTCGGGTTCGCCGCCCTGGACAGCCAGGCGGCCGCACCGCTGATGGATCAGGCGGCATCCAGCGACATCCCGGTGATCGCCTTCGACTCCGGAGTGGACAGCGAGGTACCGCTGGCCACCGCCGCCACCGACAACCGGGCGGCGGCCGCGCTGGCGGCCGAGAACATGGTCGAGCTCATCGGCGGGTCCGGGCAGATCGCGATGGTGGTACACGACCAGACGAGCGTCACCGGAACCGAACGCCGCGACGGCTTCGTCGAGTACATCGAGCAGAACGCACCCGACGTCGAGATCGTCGACATCCAGTACGGCGGCGGCGACCACCTCGAATCCACCAACGTGGCCACCGCCATCATCCAGGGCAACCCGGACCTGGACGGCATCTACGGCTCCAACGAAGGTTCGGCCATCGGGGTCGTCAATGCCGTGAAGGAGCTCGGCATCGCCGGTGACCTGGTCATCGTCGGCTTCGACTCCGGTCAGGCGCAGATGGATGCCATCCGCGACGGGGTGATGGCCGGTGCCATCACGCAGAACCCCGTCGGCATCGGATACGAGACGGTGAAGGCCGCCGTCGAGGCGCTGGAAGGCGACGAGCTGCCGGAAACCATCGACACCGGCTTCTTCTGGTACGACGAGTCGAACATCGACGACGACGAGATCCAGGCCGTCCTCTACGAGTGACCCCACCCCGGTGATCGTCAGTACGCTGTGGTCGCGATCTGATGATCGTCAGTGGGTTGTGGTTGCTGCTTAGCAGCCACAACCCACTGACGATCACCGACGTTGGGGTGGGTTTGACAACGTCAGGGGGATGAGCTCGCGGCGCTGTTCGTCCCAGGTCCCCTGAGCCAGGCGCCGCGCGCGGGGCGGTGACGGGGGTGTGAAACCGGCCGCCACCCGCAGGCCAGCGAGGACCTCCTCCGGACGGACCGTCGGCGTTTGGTGTTCGATGACGCAGCGAATGGCCGGCTCGGATGTGTCGTGGCTCTCGTCGGCTTCGGCGAAGAGTACTGCTCCGCGGGCGTCTATCTTGCGGTTGCCCTTCTTGGTGAGACGTTCGACTTCGACGGACTCAGCGCCCAGGAAGGTGGCCAGCGCCGATCGGATCTCGTCGGGTGCCGCACCGGGACAGGCGATTTCCCATAGTGATGCCCGCAGGCGGTCAGCGAGCGAGCCGGGCTCCGCGGGATCGACTTCGCCGACCTCGATGATGTCGAGGCCGGGCGGCAGTGCCTCGTCGAGGGATAGGCGGATCTGATCCGGATCGCGCCGATCCGTGAGAGAGATCTCGAGATACTCCGCCTCGCTTGCGGCGCCGGTGGGTGCGGCGCCGGCAAACGAGATCTTCGGATGTGGCGTGAACCCGTAGGAGAAGGCCATAGGCACCTGGGCGCGGCGCAGGGCACGTTCGAACGCACGCTGGAAGTCACGATGGCTGGTGAACCGGAGACGGCCGCGTTTGGCGAACCGAACACGCATCTTCTGCACCGCGGGTTGCTGGTCGCGCTCCGGCGCCGCCCGATGGGACTGTGGACTCACCTGGCTAGCCTATCCAGGCTGGCCGGCGTGCTCGCTCTGCCGGCTCCGCCCTCCCGAGTTGATCATGGGCGAATACACCTTTGGCGAGGCCGTAAATCAGGTATCTACCCATGATCAACAACGGGAGTGGTAGATCGTTTCCGCTAATGGACCATGACCGGCGCGGCCTCTTCGGCCGATCCGTCGCCATCGGACACACGCGCCGTGCGCTGGTCGGCATTGACGAACGTATAAGCGATGACCGCCGACGCCACCAGGATCGCCACTGCCCACCAGATGGCCGACGTATAACCGTGCACCATGGCCTGAAGCTGGACCTGCTCCACAGACACCGCGCTGCCGACGTTCGTCGCCAGGTAGGTGGTGGTCGCGCTGGCGGCGATCGTGTTCAGCAACGCAATCCCGATGGCCCCACCGACCTGCTGCGAGGTGTTGATCATCGCCGAGGCGATACCGGAGTCGCGCGGCTCGACGCCGTACGTCGCCAGGCTCATGGCCGGCATGAACGTCGTTCCCAAGCCCAGCCCGAGCAGGATCTGTGCCGGCAGGATCAGCCCGACGTACGAACTGCCGGGTTCGAGTTGGGTGAGCATCAGCATGCCCACGGCCGCGATCGCCAGTCCCGGACCCATCAAGTAACGGGCCGGAATCCGGGTCATCAGCCTGGCGCCGACCTGTGTCGACCCGGTGATCATGCCAGCCACCATTGGCAGGAACGCCAGGCCAGTGCGCACCGGGCTGTAGCCTTCGACGATCTGCAGGTAATACGTCAGGAACAGGAACAGGCCGAACATCGAGACGATCGCCAGCCCCAGCGACAAGTAGACACCGCCCCGGTTGCGATCCAGCACCACACGCAACGGAAGCAGCGGGGCCTTGACCCTCCGCTCGACCATGACGAACACCCCGAGCAGCAAGACGGTCGCCACGAACATGCCTATGGTGACCGCGTCGGTCCAGCCGTCGGTCTCAGCTCGGGTGAAGCCGTAGACAAGCGCCACCAGTCCGAGTGTGCCGAGCAACGCACCGGGAATATCGAGCGCAGAGGGATTCCGACTGTCTTTGGGCTCCTTGATCTGCGCGAATCCGCCCAGGAACGCCACAGCGGCGATCGGGATGTTGACGTAGAACACCCAACGCCAGTCCAGGTATTCGGTGAGGAAGCCGCCCAGAATCAGGCCAACCGCGGCTCCTCCACCAGCGATGGCGCCGAAGATACCGAAGGCCTTCGCCCGCTCCCTGCCGTCGGTGAACGTCACCGCAAGCAACGACAAC
This genomic stretch from Phytoactinopolyspora mesophila harbors:
- a CDS encoding TIGR03936 family radical SAM-associated protein, coding for MQKMRVRFAKRGRLRFTSHRDFQRAFERALRRAQVPMAFSYGFTPHPKISFAGAAPTGAASEAEYLEISLTDRRDPDQIRLSLDEALPPGLDIIEVGEVDPAEPGSLADRLRASLWEIACPGAAPDEIRSALATFLGAESVEVERLTKKGNRKIDARGAVLFAEADESHDTSEPAIRCVIEHQTPTVRPEEVLAGLRVAAGFTPPSPPRARRLAQGTWDEQRRELIPLTLSNPPQRR
- a CDS encoding ABC transporter substrate-binding protein produces the protein MRRRITGVAGLVAAAFVLAACGSDDTGTTDGADGEAPPGDSDRTYVALVSKGFQHQFWQSVRDGAQQAADEFDVDITFEGPDSESEVAQQIDMLQTAIDRSPDALGFAALDSQAAAPLMDQAASSDIPVIAFDSGVDSEVPLATAATDNRAAAALAAENMVELIGGSGQIAMVVHDQTSVTGTERRDGFVEYIEQNAPDVEIVDIQYGGGDHLESTNVATAIIQGNPDLDGIYGSNEGSAIGVVNAVKELGIAGDLVIVGFDSGQAQMDAIRDGVMAGAITQNPVGIGYETVKAAVEALEGDELPETIDTGFFWYDESNIDDDEIQAVLYE
- a CDS encoding MFS transporter, yielding MSETIQEATQQRDSRRWKALAFISIAQLMVVLDATIVNIALPSAQADLGISDANRQWVITAYALAFGGLLLLGGRIADLWGRKNTFLTGLVGFALASAIGGAAVNEAMMFASRALQGVFGALLAPAALSLLAVTFTDGRERAKAFGIFGAIAGGGAAVGLILGGFLTEYLDWRWVFYVNIPIAAVAFLGGFAQIKEPKDSRNPSALDIPGALLGTLGLVALVYGFTRAETDGWTDAVTIGMFVATVLLLGVFVMVERRVKAPLLPLRVVLDRNRGGVYLSLGLAIVSMFGLFLFLTYYLQIVEGYSPVRTGLAFLPMVAGMITGSTQVGARLMTRIPARYLMGPGLAIAAVGMLMLTQLEPGSSYVGLILPAQILLGLGLGTTFMPAMSLATYGVEPRDSGIASAMINTSQQVGGAIGIALLNTIAASATTTYLATNVGSAVSVEQVQLQAMVHGYTSAIWWAVAILVASAVIAYTFVNADQRTARVSDGDGSAEEAAPVMVH